Part of the Benincasa hispida cultivar B227 chromosome 12, ASM972705v1, whole genome shotgun sequence genome is shown below.
GTTCGGTTTGACAGTTAGTCATTAATATTGATGTTTCTCATTTCAGTTTTTTCAAATGATGAGAAACAAtctcatttcttatttttaaaaaaggtttGCGAAATTGTGTAAAcataataaaagtaataataattaaatttccatttatagtttttcaaaatataaataaaataacgaaTTTATCATTGCCTACTTAAAAACCACATAATagataaatttgaatattttatttcaaaattgaacTTTCAAGTAGAATTTTGAGATTTCAAAATACTTACATGATATGCCTCTGACTACCACACATCTATAATactttttcaataaaagaataaatagtaaaaaaaacaaaaatatttttcaagtacattttttttccatctgTTGAATTTTgtcaaaatattagaagtgttGTTTGTTCCATATTTGATTATATTGAAGAATAGAGATGAGCTCTAAGCATATAAAAGAAGCTTATATCTCTAGTTTCAAGtcgttcaaattagaaatattttaacctAATCTTGGATGTGCTTACTATAGTTAAATTCCTTTTATGTATTCTCTAGTCCGAGAGTGAGAAAATGATGTGAGTAGTATAAAATCTTTGAGAGAGTGTTCTTGTAATTAGGATCGAAACAACTTTTCACATAGTAGATTTATTTATGGTGAATCGTGATTTTTTCGAGTTGAAAGTTTTTCACGTAAATTCTCGTGAATTTCttacaatttttattatttttcttataatttttctctctctcttttttattaCTCCTATTATAGAAGTCGGAGGTTTTTCCCAACACATGCCACATAAAAACAAGAAAGTAAatataagaaatgaaaatattatcaaataaatgactgattgaatttttaaatttgtgtacAATTGGTTATAAAATTAAAGAGCAAAAAGCTTCGTTTCTTAAACTTTAGTTTAGGGTGGGTAAAAACACTCGAGGATCTGAAATACCTGATTAATCCATCCTAACTCATACAACTTAGATTGGATTATCAATACATTTGATTAAGttagatttaaataaataaaaattttataaattagatAAGTCTATGGATTTATCTAAAATAACAAAAACCAactttaatatattataaactttaaaaaatataatcttTTTACTTATGATAAAATTatatgtagatatatttattataattttattcaattgatgattttttttatcaatactctctaacaacttttaaaaataatttttttagaactcttaaaaataatttttttaatatttcaaaacaaaagtttcgattttaattcaaaatctaaaaattattaaataaaacttttacacatcaatatttttaggttttaataaaaattatttcacTTAATTGAGTTGGATATAAAAAATCTTCAAACTCAATCGACCAACCCTTAAATGGCTGTTAAATAcccttttcaaaatttaaaattttaatggaaaaaagtaaaagggaaaagaaaagaccaaaattgtaatttaacatAAAAAGTCTCGTAAAAAACAATGACCAGggatctctctctcttttccgATTGTACCCTTCACTCCCTCTCTCCTCTGCCTTAATTTCCAAGTAAATTAAAATCTGAACGAACAAAATCAAATACCcttttctctctccctctctcttgtttctctctctaaaatcCGCCATTGTCAAGAAGCTTAGAGCGTAAAAAAGCACAGATACGAATACCCATTTCGTTTTTGTCCAAGAACCTCCCCACTAACCCACAAAAAGTGGCCGCCatgaaaataaagaacaaaGGAAAAGTTCATccatctccttcttcttcttcttcttcttcttcttcttccgatGGGGACTTTTTTGATGTCTTGAACTATCTTCCGGCGGCGATTTTTGCTCTGATCTCTGTTCTTTCCGTCGACGACCGAGAGGTTTTAGCCTTCATGATGAGAAGATCCATGGAAGCCTCATCGCCATCTTCTTCCGTTTCGGCAAAGAAATTTTCCAAGAGAGTTTCGAAGAAATCAGATGCTCCACGCGCCAGTTCACGTAGTGCGTGTGTTCACGCGCCGCCGTCTTTTACTTGCTTTGATTGTTACATGAGTTACTGGGACCGGTGGAACTCATCGCCGAACGGGGAGCTGATTCATCAGGCCATCGAGGCATTCGAAGAGCAATTAGCTAACGGGGAGAAATCCGCCAAGAACGTTAAAGGGAAGAGGAGGGAAAAAATCGGCCGCCGGTCCTCGGACAAGCCTGTGAATATTGTTAGGCCGCCGCTGTTGCCGGTTCCGGAAGCTCATCCTCTGCAGATTGATGAAGGTTCTTCTGTCGCTCCGGCGACATCTGGGAGTGTCGATGTGGAAGCAGAAGAGAAGACGGCGGGGGGAAGTGGAGAGCCGCCACGGACGGAAGAGGAGACGGCGGAGGCGACTGGGGCGGTGGTGATTATTCCGTCGCCGCCGCCGTGCAACCACAAGGGTTTGGCCGGAAGGTATGGCCGGACGTGTTAGGGTTATTCAATTCTCGTTTATGGAGTCTTTGGGGTCCAAATTAGAAATTCAGAAAATAAAAGAGGGGatgttttgatattttttcacttctttttttttttttattatttttcttgagACCCAAAATGAGAGTaaattcccaaaaaaaaaaggaaaaagaaaaaaaaaagagtaggtGTTATTTTGCAATGGAATATATAGGTATGGGTCCCATCTTTGATCAACTTTTGAGAAATAtgcctttttttattattattatttttaatattaaatattttcttttggtTATGAATTTTGTGTTTGGCTGCTCAGAAAATGAGAAGGAAAGTGGAAAGAAAATGCATtgagtattatatatatatatatataaatatatatataaatatatatatatatattatattatttttttagagtaAAAAATGGATTGGGATTATAATAATATGTTGTTTAGTTAAATGGGAAGTTGGAATTTTGCTTACTAATTAAGCATTGTGATTTGGTAGAACCAATTTCTGATGGTGACCCTTCAAAAGGCTTCTCTCTCTTATTTGCTTTGAATTGATAGTAGACAtcaaaaaaaatcttaatgaatatttggtttaatttaatttttagttgggttgtttctccctttatttttcttcattttaattgtattttttttaatttgctaCAGTTTTTCTTGTGCTTTGAAATCTTTGAGGAAAAGACAAGAGTGAAAGTTTATCTGAAAATTAATGTGCTAAAAATAGAAATGTGTGGTAGGGAACAATCAGTCAAAACTTAAATCTTGTTTAGAATATTAAgaacttttttctttcttttttttttcctttattttcttaaatgagcatttttttcttaatttataaatgaaacAACAATGTTATTAGGGGCATTTTTAggttaaatatcaatttatatctttgaactttaaaagttgtataaatttaaaccataaactaatagttatatcaatttaaaccttgaattttAGGGTAGTATCAATTCAAATCCTAAATTAATAGTTGTATTAATTTACACTTGAACTGTCAAAAGTGTATCGATTCaaactttaaacttttataagtgtatccaaatagaacataacaaaaagtttaaattgatacacttgtgattcaagatttaaattgatacgcATATGaaagttaaaaagtttaaatagaTACAATCTCCAAAGTTTAAGGTCATAGATTGACATTTATTCGAAAATATATGAAAAGTgagataaaaaaatgttataaaacaATCCACCAATTTCCCAATTTCCCAATTTCCAATTCTTTAGggttttttcatcatttttggTTGTTTGGTAAAACAAAAAAAGGATTCctaaaatttttaaagtttatgaaTGTCAAATAGGtctgaatttgaaatttaatttctaatagGTTTCTGACTTGTTCAgtgtttttcttaaattttattaatctaTTTGAcgtaaaatcaaat
Proteins encoded:
- the LOC120092480 gene encoding uncharacterized protein LOC120092480, with the translated sequence MKIKNKGKVHPSPSSSSSSSSSSDGDFFDVLNYLPAAIFALISVLSVDDREVLAFMMRRSMEASSPSSSVSAKKFSKRVSKKSDAPRASSRSACVHAPPSFTCFDCYMSYWDRWNSSPNGELIHQAIEAFEEQLANGEKSAKNVKGKRREKIGRRSSDKPVNIVRPPLLPVPEAHPLQIDEGSSVAPATSGSVDVEAEEKTAGGSGEPPRTEEETAEATGAVVIIPSPPPCNHKGLAGRYGRTC